A DNA window from Archocentrus centrarchus isolate MPI-CPG fArcCen1 chromosome 15, fArcCen1, whole genome shotgun sequence contains the following coding sequences:
- the elovl5 gene encoding very long chain fatty acid elongase 5, which yields METFNHKLNTYIESWMGPRDQRVRGMLLLDNYPTTFALTVMYLLIVWMGPKYMKHRQPYSCRALLVFYNLGLTLLSFYMFYELVTAVWYGGYNFYCQNTHSAPEVDNKVINVLWWYYFSKLIEFMDTFFFILRKNNHQITFLHIYHHASMLNIWWFVMNSIPCGHSFFGASLNSFVHVVMYSYYGLSAIPAIRPYLWWKKYITQLQLIQFFLTVSHTVLAVIWPCGFPIGWLYFQISYMFTLIILFLNFYIQTYKKRGSSQRKHPQNGSPLSTNGHANGTPSTDLTAPKKLRMD from the exons ATGGAGACCTTCAATCATAAACTGAACACATACATTGAGTCATGGATGGGTCCCAGAG ATCAGCGGGTTCGTGGAATGCTGCTGCTCGACAACTACCCAACAACCTTTGCACTCACAGTCATGTACCTTCTGATCGTTTGGATGGGGCCCAAGTACATGAAACACAGGCAGCCGTACTCCTGCAGAGCCCTCCTGGTGTTCTACAATCTGGGCCTGACGCTCTTGTCCTTTTACATGTTCTATGAG CTTGTTACAGCTGTGTGGTATGGCGGCTACAACTTCTACTGCCAGAACACACACAGTGCACCGGAAGTGGATAATAAG GTGATAAACGTCCTCTGGTGGTACTACTTTTCCAAGCTCATTGAGTTCATGGACACCTTTTTCTTCATACTACGAAAGAATAATCACCAGATCACCTTTCTTCACATCTACCACCATGCTAGCATGCTGAATATCTGGTGGTTTGTTATGAACTCGATACCCTGTGGCCATT CATTCTTCGGTGCCTCCCTAAACAGCTTCGTCCACGTTGTGATGTATTCTTACTATGGCCTCTCAGCCATTCCAGCCATCCGGCCATACCTTTGGTGGAAGAAGTACATCACTCAGTTACAGTTG ATCCAGTTCTTTTTAACCGTGTCCCACACAGTGTTAGCAGTCATATGGCCATGTGGCTTCCCCATTGGATGGCTGTACTTCCAAATAAGCTACATGTTCACACTCATTATCCTTTTCTTGAATTTCTACATTCAG ACTTACAAGAAGCGGGGCAGTTCTCAGAGGAAGCATCCACAGAACGGCTCCCCGCTATCAACAAATGGACACGCTAACGGGACGCCATCGACGGACCTCACTGCACCCAAGAAACTGAGGATGGATTGA